In the genome of Chrysoperla carnea chromosome 5, inChrCarn1.1, whole genome shotgun sequence, the window taagagATACCTAGCAAAAACTGACAtgacagctgaaaagaatgacaaaattagtgggtttcaaaaaaaattctaataagatcggatcacaTTTGTCCGTGTTAtccaaaaaatagaatttttttactttatgacgtcatcaaaatccaaaaaatttaattttgctctatcacatccaaattttatccaattttgataaaccaagtatgttatcctactaaatttgagtcatacttttcaaatttgtgatcaaaattaacctagctctaattggtTTCAATAATGTGcagtcctggtctcggaattaagcatataaatgatagctagcgaaaaacagacatcgcagctgaaaagaatgacccaaaattagtgggtttcaaaaaaaattccattaagatcgGATCATATTTGCCagtgatatcaaaaaaaataatttttttacttaatgacgtcatcagaatccaaaaaaattaattttgctctataacattcaaattttatccaattttgataaatcaagtatgtaatcttactaaatttgggtcatacttttcaattttgtgatcaaaattaaccaagctataatagatttcaagaaagTGGAGTCCTGGTttcgaaattaagcacataattgATACCGGAACTAAAGTAGTGCTCAATTCGCAAAACACGCCAAATATACTAAGATTGTTTAAGAATTTTGGTAGACTAATCCTAAAAAGGCCAAAAATGATACTTAcataaaaatgcataaataatagcattaataatttttgatttcttttccATATCCACTTGTATCGTTAACAATAACGGATGTACATCAAATTGGAATGCAATGATTCcatatgtaattaataaattatgccaaattaaaacattatcatCGAAACGAAATGAACTTGGTCTGGTAAAATCGATTTTCGGATCATTTTCATCATATACAATGcataaattgatgaatattgatGAGCATATAACCATTGCAACTGATATTGCTGATACTAATCTGGAAACGAATTCAAAATAAtcggtaaaactttttttccgaggttttttcaaaaattgacaaacttgagatatcaaaaaaaaactttctaatagAATTAACAAACTCTCAAACGGTTTACCGTATACTTACTGTAAtgacaatgataaaaaatacttacCGAAGATCTTTCGGGCTTCCCAGCCACATGATTGGAGTTTGTATTGCACCCAATAATAAAATCCAATAGCAATATGACACATTAAAAGTAGAAGTTTTATCGCCTAATTCTTCTAAATTTTGTGCGGCttgatatagaaaaaaatatacaaaactttatactttttatttaattttaaacaaatttatctacaaagtggttaaaaaaaatatttcacttttattcaaaacatagTGAACAATCTTTGTAAGCCACTTTGTGTGGGGTGTTTAATCGATAAGTGAAGAAAATCTGGTAGAAATTTTGGATCTTCTTGAAGACCAATGTCAAATTCAAGGCGTCTACGTCCGAAGGGTTGTCACCCattgattaaaaatgttttctgccttttagttaaattttcccatttatcgatttaaaaggtccaaacttttaaataagttttagaaATTACTTACATACcaattataatatttggtaTACCAGCAGCAAATACagtaaaatctaataaattagCAATAACACGTTCCCATGGTTTGCCTAATGTAATGGATGCTAATGCCGCATATGGATATCGATTACGTTGTTCCATTTGATCGGGTGCAATTGTTTCAGCAATTAACCATGCTTTACCTAATAAACTTGCTGTATACACTTGAAAACCTAACATACCATAAACAAGTGGAATACCAAGCCATccttcaaagaaaaaatttcaaataattaaataacgtCCTTCTGGGGCAATTTTTAAACTCGTAAGGACCGGGTGGGTATcagaataaatgatttttatatttttatcctaatttcaaggagtggttatgttttcaTGCTCTTGTATCTTGTATGTAGGGGAAAGTGGTCTAGAATGATCCCTCGTAGTTTTAAGTAAACCATTAGAGccttctagtatatttatcgatagatggtttCCACGCGATctaattaatcgttcaacaaagacttatggtgatttataagctaatttgtgtttcgtagcaaaatattaattttactgtttaTGATTTATGGCAAGactttgaataatattataacacattttcataggcgtataatataaattttaaggtcagtttttatgatgaaattcaaatatgtcgttatgggtaaaatgatcccctttatataggctaaaatgatccctattttgtgtgtaaaattataatagataaaatgattccccatcatgtaacgggtcttgaatgtgttgatggGTTGTTGAACAGAtctaaagaaatttacataccaatattgtaactaacatttacatttgaataaagaactcgaaaatatttcgacgttgtatatatgtcgaatagtttggctataaattacattttttcttagggggaTCATTTTAGATCACCTTCCCTTACCCAAAACACCGTAACAtcaagaaaattaaatcaaacGTTACTGATATAGAAGTATAAATTTTTGCGGGCAGTATTTTTCCCTTCTATGCAGAAAAACAGTTGAACTTACCACACTTAATAACCGCACCAGGTAGCGTAATTATTGGATAAACACCAAACACATCGATAATACATAGTGTggcataaaataatgataattttttcgaattatcaTTTAACAATGGTTTATGTTCGACCATTGTTATGAACACAGAAACGCGCTATAAAAGTATAACAGTTCACAATGTCCACAAATAATACCTGAAATTAAATATCCTAtgatgtgtttttaatttttttactatatttttactatttgtaCGGGTTCATTATCATGGAGAGAAAAAACCGATGGCTTtgccaataaataaaaaagtttgtgaTAGGTCCAATAAGTTAACAAAGAATGAgaaccccttagaaaaaatcgaaaaaaccgagaaaattttatagtttcggaattcgataaaattcagtttataaggtaattttgacccaataaattcaaaaatcgtactcatttaacgattaatcgaatagtttctgagaaaatcgataTCTCAGATCGATTTTTGGCGTTAAATCGAAAACTGCTctcccaatcgttaaataagtacgatttttgaattttttgggtcaaatttaccttacaaactgatttttatcgaaatacgagacatacaattttttttgattttttgcaattttttgaaggggtaccccttagaaaaaatcgaaaaaaccgaaaaaaatgtatagtttcggaattcgataaaattcagtttataaggtaattttgacccaaaaaatgcaaaaatcgtactcatttaacgattggttgaatagtttctgagaaaattgaTATATCAGACTGATTTTTGGTGTTAAATCGAAAACTGCTCGCCTAATCGTTAAATGAGtacgatttttggaatttttgggtcaaaattaccttataaactgatttttatcgaaatacgagacatacaatttttttcgattttttgcaattttttgaaggggtaccccttagaaaaaatcgaaaaaaccgaaaaaaatgtatagtttcggaattcgataaaattcagtttataaggtaattttgacccaaaaaatgcaaaaatcgtactcatttaacgattggttgaatagtttctgagaaaattgaTATATCAGACTGATTTTTGGTGTTAAATCGAAAACTGCTCGCCTAATCGTTAAATGAGtacgatttttggaatttttgggtcaaaattaccttataaactgatttttatcgaaatacgagacatacaatttttttcgattttttgcaattttttgaaggggtaccccttagaaaaaatcgaaaaaatcgagaaaaatttatagtttcggaattcgataaaaatcagtttttaaggtaattttgacccaaaaaatgc includes:
- the LOC123300463 gene encoding amino acid transporter AVT1I-like, translated to MVEHKPLLNDNSKKLSLFYATLCIIDVFGVYPIITLPGAVIKCGWLGIPLVYGMLGFQVYTASLLGKAWLIAETIAPDQMEQRNRYPYAALASITLGKPWERVIANLLDFTVFAAGIPNIIIAAQNLEELGDKTSTFNVSYCYWILLLGAIQTPIMWLGSPKDLRLVSAISVAMVICSSIFINLCIVYDENDPKIDFTRPSSFRFDDNVLIWHNLLITYGIIAFQFDVHPLLLTIQVDMEKKSKIINAIIYAFLFSTLLFSITAILAYWHYGTRINYNILQTLPSNIWLYLVIILVTMQLCFTSVIYNTALFQDIEDYYQIPREFTYKRCIVRTALMIISLILAESVPRFDIVMGLIGGTFTGPLMFILPALIYIRLRLIQQQYNNLNNDLTTIDNNDVDNNVIVQQSNSTIDMNNKCNYCVEYLLPRFVIVFGVILTVTTTINTIDKIYRYVNYQPPCIVNLF